Proteins encoded together in one Planctomyces sp. SH-PL14 window:
- the hrpA gene encoding ATP-dependent RNA helicase HrpA, which yields MSESPTSSLDDLAPQIERAMQGDRFALNRDWKGLLRQRDSGKPFDQALAKFEERLRKSLDRRDSRERGVPKIEYDAALPIAEHRDAIREAIARHQCVVLCGETGSGKSTQIPKICLEMGRGITGVIGHTQPRRIAARSVAARVAEELKMSVGQGVGFKVRFTDATSPGTYIKLMTDGILLAETQSDRFLDQYDTIIVDEAHERSLNIDFLLGYIRRLLPKRPDLRLIITSATIDAARFSDFFGSEHGPAPVIEVAGRTYPVETWYRPPDEDEETGESDWFGAMVGAVEEVCGHGEGDVLIFLPTERDIREAHKVLKVLTVRGPRPEVLPLYGRLSEKEQNRIFQPHAGRRIVLATNVAESSLTVPGIRYVIDPGTARISRYAPQSKIQRLPIEPVSKASADQRKGRCGRVGPGICVRLYSEQDYTNREQYTPPEIQRTNLASVILQTKALGLGRIEDFPFLDPPSPAAVRSGLRTLFELSAINEADQLTDIGRSLARLPVDPRIGRMIIEADREHCLTEVLIIAAALEVRDPRERPHEHQQAADEAHRKFTHEASDFLSFLKLWDQFETWDDELTRKQLEKTCHKNFLSFMRMREWRDLFRQLREMAESAGLKTTKRHDDPQAIHRAVLSGLLSNVAQKGETHEYRGAGGQTFVLWPGSALFKSKPKWIVAAELVETTRKFARTVAGIDPAVIERLADHLVKRTYSEPVWDRKAGSVMANEKVLLFGLPIVVQRRVRYGSIAPEAARPIFIDQALVHHEMDTTAPFHRHNVALKEELAGWQAKLRQSQIFASEEAQFEFFDKLLPQTVYDVPSLDKWRKQAEPSKPEVLFLRREILLENPNAALRTDLFPDQIRIGTMNLRVEYDLAPGESHDGLTILVPVEGAGQLSETRLAWLVPGMLEEKVAALIKSLPKDVRRYFVPVPETAAAVVPQLRSGDGDLVAQMASTLRQICGENVTPEMFELDRLPDYLRARIRLVDGAGKTVAEGRDLKTLQRQATTVAGAAVQDDRWQKDGLKEWPVEILPQQVTIRRAGAEVPAFPMLIDQGGAVGLRLSLDKAVAERNTKRATVRLFAAAEHRKLKEQINWWPNRGELNLHSTTLPKADPLLPAAVTAGGPDAGPGSGAAAGFEYQLELRLAERALFLEGNAPRTQAEFAERSRKARGLIPVAVQDVQKLALPLLKSFHEIRRTLDQVKAPLLVPLASEIRSQIEHLMAPGFLWLCPWPWLQQYPRYLKAISTRWERLIGGGFDRDKSLAASVRTHVARYQDHLQRKSKSPDFDPWTDPFRWLLEEYRVSVFAQQVGTVIPVSEKRMNQAWVELTAKR from the coding sequence ATGTCGGAATCGCCCACCTCCTCCCTCGACGACCTCGCCCCGCAGATCGAACGGGCGATGCAGGGGGACCGGTTCGCCCTGAACCGGGACTGGAAGGGGCTCCTCCGCCAGCGGGACAGCGGCAAACCGTTCGATCAGGCCCTCGCGAAGTTCGAAGAACGCCTGCGGAAATCGCTCGACCGCCGCGACTCCCGGGAACGCGGCGTCCCGAAGATCGAATACGACGCGGCCCTGCCGATCGCCGAGCACCGCGACGCCATTCGGGAAGCGATCGCCCGGCACCAATGCGTCGTCCTCTGCGGCGAGACCGGCTCTGGGAAATCGACCCAGATCCCCAAGATCTGTCTGGAGATGGGCCGCGGGATCACGGGGGTGATCGGCCACACCCAGCCCCGCCGGATTGCGGCCCGCTCGGTCGCCGCCCGCGTGGCGGAAGAGCTGAAGATGTCGGTCGGCCAGGGGGTTGGCTTCAAGGTCCGGTTCACCGACGCCACCAGCCCCGGCACCTACATCAAGTTGATGACGGACGGGATCCTCCTGGCGGAGACGCAGTCAGACCGGTTCCTCGACCAGTACGACACGATCATCGTCGACGAGGCCCACGAGCGGTCGCTCAATATCGACTTCCTCTTGGGCTACATCCGCCGCCTCCTGCCGAAACGTCCCGATCTGCGGCTGATCATCACGTCGGCCACGATCGACGCCGCCCGGTTCTCGGACTTTTTTGGCTCGGAGCACGGCCCGGCGCCGGTGATCGAAGTCGCCGGTCGGACGTACCCCGTCGAGACGTGGTACCGGCCGCCCGACGAAGACGAGGAGACGGGCGAGAGCGACTGGTTTGGCGCGATGGTCGGCGCCGTCGAGGAGGTCTGCGGCCACGGTGAAGGGGACGTGCTGATCTTCCTGCCGACAGAGCGCGATATCCGGGAAGCCCACAAGGTCCTGAAAGTGCTCACTGTCCGGGGCCCGCGGCCGGAAGTCCTGCCGCTCTACGGCCGGCTGTCGGAGAAAGAGCAGAACCGGATCTTCCAGCCGCACGCAGGGCGGCGGATCGTTCTGGCGACGAACGTCGCCGAGTCGTCGCTGACGGTGCCGGGGATCCGTTACGTCATCGATCCGGGGACCGCCCGGATCAGCCGCTACGCCCCGCAGTCCAAGATCCAGCGGCTCCCGATCGAGCCGGTCTCCAAGGCGTCGGCCGATCAGCGAAAGGGGCGCTGCGGCCGCGTGGGGCCGGGCATCTGCGTCCGCCTCTACAGCGAGCAGGACTACACCAACCGCGAACAGTACACGCCCCCCGAGATCCAGCGGACGAACCTCGCGTCCGTCATCCTGCAGACGAAGGCCCTCGGCCTCGGCCGGATCGAAGACTTTCCGTTCCTCGATCCCCCCAGCCCGGCGGCGGTCCGGTCCGGACTGCGGACGCTCTTCGAACTCAGCGCTATCAACGAAGCAGATCAGTTGACGGACATCGGCCGGTCGCTGGCGCGGCTCCCGGTCGACCCGCGGATCGGCCGGATGATCATCGAGGCGGACCGCGAGCACTGTCTCACGGAAGTCCTGATCATCGCGGCAGCACTGGAAGTCCGCGACCCCCGCGAGCGGCCGCACGAGCACCAGCAGGCGGCGGACGAGGCCCATCGGAAGTTCACGCACGAGGCGTCGGACTTCCTGTCGTTCCTCAAGCTGTGGGACCAGTTCGAGACCTGGGACGATGAACTGACCCGCAAGCAGCTCGAAAAGACCTGCCACAAGAACTTCCTCTCGTTCATGCGGATGCGGGAGTGGCGGGACCTGTTCCGGCAGCTCCGGGAGATGGCGGAGTCCGCCGGGCTCAAGACGACGAAGCGGCACGACGACCCGCAGGCGATCCACCGGGCGGTCCTGAGCGGACTGCTCTCGAACGTCGCACAGAAAGGCGAGACGCACGAATACCGCGGCGCCGGAGGGCAGACCTTCGTCCTGTGGCCCGGCTCGGCGCTCTTCAAGTCGAAGCCGAAATGGATCGTCGCCGCGGAACTCGTCGAGACGACGCGAAAGTTCGCCCGGACGGTCGCCGGGATCGATCCAGCGGTCATCGAGCGGCTGGCGGACCACCTCGTCAAACGGACCTATTCCGAACCGGTCTGGGACCGCAAAGCGGGCTCGGTCATGGCGAACGAGAAAGTCCTGCTGTTCGGGCTGCCGATCGTGGTCCAGCGGCGCGTGCGGTATGGATCAATCGCCCCCGAGGCGGCGCGGCCGATCTTCATCGACCAGGCGCTCGTCCATCACGAGATGGATACGACCGCGCCGTTCCACCGACACAACGTCGCCCTGAAAGAGGAGCTGGCGGGCTGGCAGGCGAAGCTCCGGCAGTCGCAGATTTTCGCCAGCGAGGAGGCTCAGTTCGAGTTCTTCGACAAGCTCCTGCCGCAGACGGTCTACGACGTCCCGTCGCTCGACAAGTGGCGGAAGCAGGCCGAGCCGTCGAAACCCGAGGTTCTCTTTCTGCGGCGGGAGATCCTCCTCGAGAACCCGAACGCGGCGCTTCGCACCGACCTCTTCCCGGACCAGATCCGGATCGGGACGATGAACCTGCGGGTCGAGTACGACCTCGCCCCGGGAGAGTCTCACGACGGTCTGACGATCCTGGTCCCGGTCGAAGGGGCGGGGCAGCTGTCGGAGACGCGGCTCGCGTGGCTCGTCCCCGGGATGCTCGAGGAGAAGGTCGCGGCCCTCATCAAGTCGCTCCCCAAGGATGTCCGCCGCTACTTCGTCCCGGTCCCGGAGACGGCGGCCGCGGTCGTGCCGCAGCTCCGCTCCGGCGACGGCGACCTCGTGGCCCAGATGGCTTCGACGCTCCGGCAGATCTGCGGTGAGAACGTCACCCCCGAGATGTTCGAGCTCGACCGGCTCCCCGATTACCTCCGGGCCCGGATCCGGCTCGTCGACGGTGCGGGAAAGACGGTCGCCGAAGGCCGCGATCTCAAGACGCTTCAGCGGCAGGCCACGACCGTCGCCGGCGCCGCGGTACAGGACGACCGCTGGCAGAAAGACGGCCTCAAGGAGTGGCCGGTCGAGATCCTGCCGCAGCAGGTGACGATCCGCCGGGCCGGGGCCGAAGTCCCCGCGTTCCCGATGCTGATCGATCAGGGCGGGGCGGTGGGGTTGCGGCTCTCGCTCGACAAGGCGGTCGCCGAGCGGAACACGAAGCGGGCGACGGTCCGCCTCTTCGCGGCAGCCGAACACCGGAAGCTCAAGGAGCAGATCAACTGGTGGCCCAATCGCGGTGAGCTGAACCTGCACTCCACGACGCTGCCGAAAGCCGACCCGCTCCTCCCCGCGGCAGTGACGGCCGGCGGTCCGGACGCTGGTCCTGGCTCCGGCGCGGCAGCCGGGTTCGAGTATCAGCTGGAACTGCGGCTGGCCGAACGGGCGTTGTTTCTGGAAGGGAATGCGCCGCGGACGCAGGCGGAGTTCGCGGAGCGATCCCGCAAGGCCCGCGGGCTGATTCCCGTCGCCGTCCAGGATGTTCAGAAGCTCGCGCTTCCGCTCCTCAAGAGTTTTCACGAGATCCGCCGGACGCTCGATCAGGTCAAGGCCCCGCTGCTGGTGCCGCTGGCGTCTGAGATCCGCAGCCAGATCGAGCACCTCATGGCCCCGGGATTCCTGTGGCTCTGCCCGTGGCCCTGGCTGCAGCAGTATCCCCGATACCTCAAGGCGATCTCGACTCGCTGGGAACGGCTGATCGGCGGCGGATTCGATCGGGACAAGTCGCTCGCCGCCTCAGTCCGGACGCACGTCGCCCGGTATCAGGACCATCTTCAGCGGAAGTCGAAGTCGCCCGACTTCGATCCCTGGACCGATCCGTTCCGGTGGCTGCTCGAAGAGTACCGGGTGTCTGTCTTCGCTCAGCAGGTCGGGACGGTGATCCCGGTCTCGGAGAAGCGGATGAACCAGGCTTGGGTGGAACTGACTGCGAAGAGGTAG
- a CDS encoding diphosphate--fructose-6-phosphate 1-phosphotransferase, whose product MSKANALIGQSGGPTSVINSSLVGVVETCLKARKIDKVFGMRFGIEGVLNDHLLDLGAESRAVLKALRKTPSSALGSSRLKLKEEHFAPILEQLKKYNIRYYFMIGGNDTMDTIHRVTEYANANGWEMTGVGVPKTVDNDLYGTDHTPGFGSAARFVATSVQQAGLLARDMQRVDQFVVFQTVGRSAGWLPAAAACARRVAGDAPHVILFPERAFDRAKFLARVKEVHSERGFVSIVCGEGIRDADGNPVSASTTRDKFNNVEFGAMGGTSAAMILHRIISDEFGWRGEFQVTESLQMCAADRAVKRDLVEAYGCGRQAARLALKGQGGVMVTIERASKPGKPYRAEFGTIPLKEVANHERPMPDEYIAESGMDVTPAFIKYAAPLVGELPEYAQLKMIKAKPSAPRKSASRTPAAT is encoded by the coding sequence ATGTCGAAAGCCAATGCCCTCATCGGCCAGTCCGGCGGGCCGACCTCCGTCATCAACTCCTCCCTCGTCGGCGTCGTCGAGACCTGCCTCAAAGCGCGCAAGATCGACAAAGTGTTCGGCATGCGGTTCGGCATCGAAGGGGTCCTCAACGACCACCTCCTCGACCTCGGCGCCGAATCGCGGGCGGTCCTCAAGGCCCTCCGCAAGACCCCCAGCAGCGCCCTCGGCTCCAGCCGCCTCAAACTCAAGGAAGAACACTTCGCCCCGATTCTCGAGCAGCTCAAGAAGTACAACATCCGCTACTACTTCATGATCGGCGGCAACGACACGATGGACACGATCCACCGCGTCACCGAGTACGCCAATGCCAACGGTTGGGAAATGACCGGCGTCGGCGTCCCCAAGACCGTCGACAACGACCTCTACGGCACCGATCACACTCCCGGCTTCGGCAGCGCGGCCCGGTTCGTCGCCACGAGCGTCCAGCAGGCCGGCCTCCTCGCCCGCGACATGCAGCGGGTCGACCAGTTCGTCGTCTTCCAGACCGTCGGCCGCAGCGCCGGCTGGCTCCCGGCTGCCGCCGCCTGCGCCCGCCGCGTCGCTGGCGACGCCCCCCACGTCATCCTCTTTCCCGAACGGGCGTTCGATCGCGCGAAATTCCTGGCGCGGGTCAAGGAAGTCCACTCCGAGCGGGGCTTCGTCTCGATCGTCTGCGGCGAAGGGATCCGCGACGCCGACGGCAACCCGGTCAGCGCCTCGACGACCCGCGACAAGTTCAACAACGTCGAGTTCGGCGCAATGGGGGGGACAAGCGCCGCCATGATCCTGCACCGGATCATCAGCGACGAGTTCGGCTGGCGCGGCGAATTCCAGGTCACCGAGTCCCTGCAGATGTGCGCGGCGGACCGGGCGGTCAAGCGGGACCTCGTCGAAGCCTACGGCTGCGGCCGTCAGGCGGCGCGGCTGGCCCTCAAGGGACAGGGGGGTGTGATGGTCACCATCGAACGCGCCTCCAAGCCCGGCAAGCCGTACCGCGCCGAGTTCGGCACGATCCCGCTCAAGGAGGTCGCCAACCACGAGCGGCCGATGCCGGACGAGTACATCGCCGAATCGGGGATGGACGTCACCCCGGCCTTCATCAAGTACGCCGCTCCGCTGGTCGGCGAACTCCCCGAATACGCCCAGCTGAAGATGATCAAGGCCAAGCCCTCCGCGCCGCGGAAGTCCGCCTCCCGAACCCCCGCCGCCACCTGA
- a CDS encoding LURP-one-related/scramblase family protein: MHPALANNLYLIKEHVGFFKAANNYDVVDPETGREILHCREPRLGWVTKMFRFTDYKRLTPFHIEVTTPSGEPVLRVERGVTFFLSNVSVFDDEDERVGGFKQKFFSIGGSFNVLGPSDQPLCSLKGSWTSWEFSFEKDGQQYAKVSKKWRGLGQELFTSADNYMLEISPTVPPDNPLRVLILGAVFCIDMVLKE, encoded by the coding sequence ATGCACCCCGCCCTGGCGAACAACCTCTACCTGATCAAGGAACACGTCGGATTCTTCAAGGCGGCGAACAACTACGACGTCGTCGATCCTGAAACCGGACGGGAGATCCTGCACTGCCGCGAGCCGCGGCTGGGCTGGGTGACCAAGATGTTCCGGTTCACGGACTACAAGCGGCTGACCCCGTTCCACATTGAAGTCACGACCCCTTCGGGCGAGCCGGTCCTCCGCGTCGAGCGGGGCGTCACCTTCTTCCTCTCGAACGTGTCGGTCTTTGACGACGAGGACGAGCGGGTCGGTGGCTTCAAGCAGAAGTTCTTCTCGATCGGCGGCTCGTTCAATGTCCTCGGCCCCAGCGATCAGCCGCTGTGCTCGCTCAAGGGGTCGTGGACCTCGTGGGAGTTCTCGTTTGAGAAGGACGGCCAGCAGTACGCCAAGGTGAGCAAGAAGTGGCGGGGCCTGGGGCAGGAGCTGTTCACGTCGGCCGACAACTACATGCTCGAGATCTCGCCGACCGTGCCGCCCGACAATCCGCTCCGCGTCCTGATCCTGGGGGCGGTCTTCTGCATCGACATGGTGCTGAAGGAGTAG
- a CDS encoding tRNA (cytidine(34)-2'-O)-methyltransferase, with protein sequence MPSFHVVLYCPEIPQNAGNVGRTCVAAGAKLWLVRPLGFHLDDRYLKRAGMDYWQYLDWEAVNTWDELETRLAGRPMWFLTKFAERLAWDATFQKEDVLVFGSESRGLPESLRSRHPDRCLKLPMDERARSLNLASTVNTIVYEGLRQTR encoded by the coding sequence ATGCCCAGCTTTCACGTCGTCCTCTACTGCCCGGAAATCCCGCAGAACGCGGGCAACGTCGGGCGGACCTGCGTCGCCGCCGGTGCCAAACTCTGGCTCGTCCGCCCCCTCGGCTTCCACCTGGACGACCGGTACCTCAAACGGGCCGGGATGGACTACTGGCAGTACCTGGACTGGGAAGCAGTCAACACCTGGGACGAACTCGAAACCCGCTTGGCCGGCCGTCCGATGTGGTTTCTCACGAAGTTCGCCGAGCGGCTCGCCTGGGACGCGACGTTTCAGAAGGAGGACGTCCTGGTCTTCGGAAGCGAGAGCCGCGGCCTGCCGGAATCCCTCCGGTCCCGACATCCCGACCGGTGCCTCAAACTCCCGATGGACGAACGGGCCCGCAGCCTGAACCTCGCCAGCACCGTCAACACGATCGTCTACGAGGGGCTGCGGCAGACCCGGTGA
- a CDS encoding LpxI family protein produces the protein MTEHRNIIPIRPGQGERVGLLAGWGAFPITFARAAREQGFSVYCFAIEGMAQEELRDVCDDIEFAGIGKLGRAIRYFRRHKITRAVMAGKVEKTVIFDPFRILKYLPDLRAMHMWYRYARENKKDDTILLAVIREFARDKIVFESALNFCPELLVKHGFLTKRQPTAAQWKDIRFGFEMAKEMGRLDIGQTVIVNDMAVIAVEAIEGTDSCIRRSAALCRRGGMTVVKVAKPQQDMRFDVPTVGVQTLQSMREAGARVLAIEAGMTILLDEPAVVALADKLGIVIVSVKADELQLRLAS, from the coding sequence ATGACTGAGCACCGCAACATCATCCCCATCCGCCCCGGCCAAGGGGAACGGGTGGGCCTGCTGGCCGGATGGGGAGCTTTCCCGATCACCTTTGCCCGCGCCGCGCGGGAACAGGGCTTTTCGGTCTACTGCTTCGCCATCGAGGGGATGGCCCAGGAGGAGCTGCGGGATGTCTGCGACGACATCGAGTTCGCGGGAATCGGAAAGCTGGGTCGGGCGATCCGGTACTTCCGCCGTCACAAGATCACCCGGGCCGTGATGGCCGGAAAGGTCGAGAAGACCGTGATCTTCGACCCCTTCCGGATCTTGAAGTACCTGCCGGACCTGCGGGCGATGCACATGTGGTATCGCTACGCCCGTGAGAACAAGAAGGACGACACGATCCTTCTCGCCGTCATCCGTGAGTTCGCCCGCGACAAGATCGTGTTTGAATCCGCCCTCAATTTCTGCCCGGAGTTGCTCGTGAAACACGGTTTCCTCACCAAGCGTCAGCCGACCGCCGCCCAGTGGAAGGACATCCGGTTCGGTTTCGAGATGGCCAAGGAGATGGGGCGGCTCGACATCGGCCAGACCGTCATCGTCAACGACATGGCGGTGATCGCCGTCGAGGCGATTGAGGGGACCGACTCCTGCATCCGCCGCTCGGCGGCGCTGTGCCGCCGGGGGGGGATGACGGTGGTCAAGGTAGCGAAGCCGCAGCAGGACATGCGGTTCGATGTGCCGACGGTGGGGGTGCAGACGTTGCAGTCGATGCGGGAGGCGGGAGCCCGCGTCCTGGCGATCGAGGCGGGGATGACGATCCTGCTCGATGAGCCGGCGGTGGTCGCTCTGGCGGACAAGCTCGGGATCGTGATCGTCTCGGTGAAGGCAGACGAGTTGCAGCTCCGCCTGGCGTCGTAA
- the lpxD gene encoding UDP-3-O-(3-hydroxymyristoyl)glucosamine N-acyltransferase, with protein MPATIQALADLVEGQVHGAADLLIQEVAPLQKAQPDQLTYLEDPKKVAKLRTCQAGAILVTPAVVEAARGATAATLIAVAEPQAAFIQVMLHFRPLRSRPALGIDQRAVISPTAKIGTGTNVWPGATIADGVVIGKNCDIHPGVVIGPGCRLGDECVLHPNAVLYHDVTLGQRVIIHANAVIGADGFGYRMVRGQFVRIPHTGTVIVEDDVEIGACATVDRAMVGATVIGMGTKIDNLVMIAHNCEIGRHNAFASQVGFAGSCKTGDYVRCGGQVGVADHITIGSQAALGGKSGVMGDIPEKATYYGVPAAPDMEQIRIHLALRKLPDLRDQVKELEKTVKALQKQLQPASAAPPAAPAVEAA; from the coding sequence ATGCCCGCCACCATTCAAGCTCTCGCCGACCTCGTTGAAGGTCAGGTTCACGGCGCCGCGGACCTCCTGATCCAGGAGGTCGCCCCGCTCCAGAAGGCCCAGCCGGACCAGCTGACGTACCTGGAAGACCCCAAGAAGGTCGCCAAGCTCCGCACCTGCCAGGCGGGCGCGATCCTCGTCACCCCCGCGGTCGTCGAAGCGGCTCGCGGTGCGACCGCCGCCACGCTGATCGCCGTCGCCGAGCCCCAGGCGGCCTTCATCCAGGTCATGCTCCACTTCCGGCCGCTCCGCTCGCGGCCGGCGCTCGGGATCGATCAGCGGGCGGTCATTTCACCGACCGCCAAGATCGGAACCGGAACGAATGTCTGGCCCGGAGCGACAATCGCCGACGGCGTCGTCATCGGAAAGAACTGCGACATCCATCCCGGCGTCGTCATCGGCCCGGGCTGCCGGCTCGGCGACGAATGCGTCCTGCATCCCAACGCCGTCCTCTATCACGACGTCACGCTCGGCCAGCGGGTCATCATCCATGCCAACGCGGTCATCGGTGCCGACGGCTTCGGCTACCGGATGGTCCGCGGACAGTTCGTCCGGATCCCGCACACCGGAACCGTGATCGTCGAGGACGACGTCGAGATCGGGGCTTGTGCCACGGTCGACCGGGCCATGGTCGGCGCGACCGTCATCGGGATGGGGACGAAAATCGACAACCTCGTGATGATCGCCCACAACTGCGAGATCGGGCGGCACAACGCCTTCGCCTCGCAGGTCGGCTTCGCCGGCTCGTGCAAGACCGGCGACTACGTTCGCTGCGGCGGCCAGGTCGGCGTGGCGGACCACATCACGATCGGCAGCCAGGCGGCGCTCGGCGGAAAGTCGGGCGTCATGGGAGACATCCCGGAGAAGGCGACCTACTACGGCGTCCCCGCCGCTCCGGACATGGAGCAGATCCGGATTCACCTCGCCCTGCGAAAACTTCCCGATCTCCGCGATCAGGTGAAGGAACTCGAAAAGACGGTCAAAGCCCTCCAGAAGCAGCTGCAGCCCGCCTCTGCCGCTCCGCCGGCAGCGCCTGCGGTCGAAGCCGCCTGA
- a CDS encoding DinB family protein, producing the protein MPFDDLISEYLRGPQLLRDAIQGMTPAQLDAAPVPGKWSTRQLICHIADFEPIYADRMKRIVAEDKPKMMSGDPDQFAAKLAYPTRDLNVELELIDVCRKHVASILKALPEEAFQRAGIHSADGEITLETLLRRITRHIPHHAQFIAEKRKALGPA; encoded by the coding sequence ATGCCATTCGACGACCTCATCTCCGAATACCTTCGTGGCCCCCAACTCCTCCGCGACGCCATCCAGGGAATGACCCCCGCCCAACTCGACGCCGCTCCCGTCCCGGGAAAATGGTCGACACGGCAACTCATCTGCCACATCGCAGACTTCGAGCCAATCTACGCTGACCGCATGAAACGGATCGTCGCCGAAGACAAGCCGAAGATGATGAGCGGCGACCCAGACCAGTTCGCCGCAAAGCTCGCCTACCCCACCCGCGACCTCAACGTAGAACTCGAGTTGATCGACGTTTGCCGGAAGCACGTCGCGTCGATCCTCAAAGCCCTCCCGGAAGAAGCGTTCCAACGGGCCGGGATCCACTCGGCCGATGGCGAGATCACCCTCGAAACGCTGCTCCGCCGCATTACGCGGCACATCCCCCACCACGCCCAGTTCATCGCGGAGAAGCGGAAGGCGCTGGGACCCGCTTAA
- a CDS encoding DUF1559 domain-containing protein: MRRHHHSHRHGFTLIELLVVIGIIAVLVAILLPAVQQAREAARRSTCRNNLKQLGLAVMNYESTFRRFPSSGKGVDMIASGSQFSTQRLGSAPGTPNWDTTGNSTRYEPAFDPHSTFTSILPYMDGGPIYNSMFMGAAYNSTLTPTTNQNISAAKTKIALLLCPSNGAMTDDTQGYGQVDYGATSYTDIETTGATADVGKVKLPNPTGSPPSPGSRRVGALGLGGTPIGLLTDGTSNTILIAEAAGRQWAVANASSAFGAGADNNPGASGQGCGSGNNERCPNRWGDPANAIGVSGQCNGPMPAPSSSAYGSPGRVINNSNRPMGGGANAWSTKNCGPNDEIFSFHTGGAQAVFGDGAVRFLSENMDAGLLGKLVARADGEQVDIPQ, from the coding sequence ATGCGTCGTCATCATCACTCTCATCGACACGGCTTCACGCTCATCGAGCTGCTGGTCGTCATCGGGATCATTGCGGTCCTGGTGGCGATCCTGCTCCCCGCCGTCCAGCAGGCCCGCGAGGCGGCCCGCCGCAGCACCTGCCGGAACAACCTCAAGCAACTCGGCCTGGCGGTCATGAACTACGAGTCGACCTTCCGCCGCTTTCCGAGCAGCGGCAAAGGGGTCGACATGATCGCCAGCGGTTCGCAGTTCTCGACCCAGCGGCTCGGCTCCGCGCCCGGGACGCCGAACTGGGACACCACCGGCAACTCGACGCGGTACGAGCCCGCGTTCGATCCGCATTCGACGTTCACCTCGATCCTCCCCTACATGGATGGAGGCCCGATCTACAATTCCATGTTCATGGGGGCGGCCTACAACTCGACGCTGACCCCGACTACGAACCAGAACATCAGCGCCGCCAAGACCAAGATCGCTCTCCTTCTCTGCCCGAGCAACGGGGCGATGACCGACGACACTCAGGGGTACGGCCAGGTCGACTATGGCGCGACGAGCTACACCGACATTGAGACGACGGGGGCCACGGCCGACGTCGGCAAGGTGAAGCTCCCGAACCCGACCGGTTCGCCGCCGTCGCCTGGGAGCCGCCGCGTGGGGGCGCTCGGGCTGGGGGGGACGCCGATCGGGCTCCTCACGGACGGGACGAGCAACACCATCCTGATCGCGGAGGCGGCGGGCCGGCAGTGGGCGGTCGCCAATGCGTCGAGCGCCTTTGGAGCGGGAGCGGACAACAATCCGGGGGCGAGCGGCCAGGGGTGTGGCTCGGGGAACAATGAGCGGTGCCCCAACCGCTGGGGGGATCCGGCGAATGCGATCGGCGTGAGCGGCCAGTGTAACGGCCCGATGCCGGCTCCGTCCTCTTCGGCCTATGGTTCGCCGGGGCGGGTTATCAACAACAGCAATCGCCCGATGGGGGGCGGTGCGAACGCATGGAGCACGAAGAACTGTGGTCCCAACGACGAGATTTTCAGCTTCCACACCGGCGGCGCCCAGGCGGTGTTCGGTGACGGAGCGGTCCGGTTCTTGAGCGAGAATATGGATGCCGGCCTTCTCGGCAAGCTGGTGGCCCGGGCGGATGGCGAGCAGGTCGACATTCCGCAGTGA
- a CDS encoding alpha/beta hydrolase-fold protein, which yields MRVLLCTLLFCSTLSAGESVNKDSFEKHVFEAEGASLPYRLLKPANVESGKKYPVVVFLHGAGERGTDNEKQLVHGMSVFLDGQFRKDHPCFVVVPQCPDKTMWVDIPWDSPQPRMPEMPNLNHKLVIGLLDRLEKELPVDVDREYAAGLSMGGFGTWDLLIRNPKRFAAGVVVCGGADLSRVIVAKDIPLWLFHGAKDTTVRVERSREAVETLKKIGATPRYTEYPDVAHDSWNNAFATPELYEWLFTQKRTATP from the coding sequence GTGCGAGTCCTCCTGTGCACCCTGTTGTTCTGTAGTACGCTCTCGGCCGGGGAATCCGTGAACAAAGATTCGTTCGAAAAGCATGTCTTCGAAGCGGAAGGGGCGTCTCTCCCCTATCGCCTGCTGAAGCCGGCCAACGTCGAATCCGGAAAGAAGTACCCTGTCGTCGTGTTCCTGCATGGCGCCGGGGAGCGGGGGACGGACAACGAGAAGCAGCTCGTCCACGGGATGTCGGTCTTCCTCGACGGCCAGTTCCGGAAGGACCACCCGTGCTTCGTCGTCGTCCCGCAGTGCCCGGACAAGACGATGTGGGTCGACATCCCCTGGGACTCCCCCCAGCCGCGGATGCCGGAGATGCCGAACCTGAACCACAAGCTCGTCATCGGCCTGCTCGATCGCCTGGAGAAGGAGCTGCCGGTCGACGTCGACCGCGAGTACGCCGCGGGACTCTCGATGGGGGGCTTCGGGACCTGGGACCTCCTCATCCGCAATCCGAAGCGGTTCGCGGCGGGCGTCGTCGTCTGCGGCGGCGCGGACCTGTCGCGGGTGATCGTGGCCAAGGACATTCCGCTCTGGCTGTTCCACGGCGCGAAGGACACGACCGTCCGCGTGGAGCGGTCCCGCGAGGCGGTCGAAACGCTCAAGAAGATCGGCGCGACGCCACGGTACACCGAGTATCCGGACGTCGCGCACGACAGCTGGAACAACGCCTTCGCGACGCCTGAACTCTACGAGTGGTTGTTCACGCAGAAGCGAACCGCCACCCCATGA